The genomic segment ACATTGAGCAACCCCTCTGATTTTGCACTAAAAGCACCTTGAATTGAAACAGGTAATTCATCAAAAAGCAATTTCATATATTTCCCACAGCAATAAACTTTATCTATATTATTCTCTAATATAGTAGGTAGAATTGATAAGTGCAAATCTTCTGATCGAGCTCCTAATTCCAACATATCGCCGAGAACTAAAACTCTTCTTCCTCCTTTTATTAAAGACAGAGTCTTTATTGAAGCAATCATGGATTTAGCACTAGCATTATAAGTCTCATCTATAAAAGTTATATCTTTACCATTAAATGAAACTTTTATTTTCTTTCCCCTACCTTCTGTAACAACTATCTTTTTCATATTTAAAGAGGCTTTTGATATATCTAACCCCAAAGCTTTTAACACTCCTATAACACCACAAGAGTTTAAAGCTATATGCTCTCCAGGAATTGATAATTCATAATTATAATCTATATTGTCTATATTTATTTTGACTTCACTTGAGCCCTCTTTACAAGTAACACTCTCTAAAGAGATGTCTGCACCTGTTCCAAAGGTTATTATAGAATCTGTATTACTTTTTGCTTGTTTCAAAAGAACATCAAAACAAGGACTATCTTTAGGTAATACAGCAGTCCCCTTTAAGTCTTCAAATATTTCTGCTTTAGCAAGAGCAATATCTTCTATAGAATTAAAAAACTCTATATGACACTCTGCTACAGTAGTAATTAGAGCTACCTGCGGTCTCACTTGTTTAACCAAAGATGATATTTCTCCTGCATGATTCATACCAAGCTCAATAACTGCAAAATCTGTACTTTCTGGCATATTAGCTAATGTTAAAGGAACTCCGTAGTGATTATTATAATTACCAGCTGTTGCATAAGTTTCTCCATAAAAAGAAAAAATCTTAGCCAGCATATTTTTAGTTCCAGTTTTCCCTACTGATCCTGTAATAGCTATAAACTTAGCATTTGTTTTTTCTCTCTTATACTGCCCCATAGCAACTAAAGATGTAAAAGTGTCCTCAACTTTTATTAAAGGGAACCCCTCTAATTCTTTATTAAAGGATTTAGGGACAATTGCACATACAGCTCCAGCTTTTATAGCATTGTCTAAATACTGCTCTCCCCCCTCTATTGCGACGAAAACATCTCCCGCTTTTGTATTACGAGTATTTATAGAAACCCCCTCTGCAACAAAAGGTATCTTATTAAAATCTCCAGATACAGCTTCTAATAATTTTTTATCATTCCATAACATAGTTTTTCATCTCCATATTTTATACTTATTGCTTTTAGCATATATAGAGAAAAATATCCAGTAAGATTTAAAAAATTTGATATAAAAAAGAGCCTCTCCATATACATATATATTTTAGAAAGGCTCTATTTATAAGAATAAAAAGTATTAATCTATTTTTTCCATTCTTTCACGATGCTTTTTAATTGCTGCTTTCACAAAAGAAGCAAATAAAGGATGTGGAGTTGTTGGTTTTGATTTAAACTCTGGATGGAATTGAACACCAACAAACCAAGAATGATCAGCTATTTCTATAATTTCAGGTAGATTACCATCTGGGGACATTCCTGAAAATACTAAGCCAGCTTTTTCTAATTGTTTTTTATAATGAATATTCACTTCATATCTATGTCTATGTCTTTCAGATATATCAGCTTTACCATATATTTTTTGCACTAGAGAACCTTTTTTAAGCTTACAAGGATAAGCTCCTAATCTCATAGTCCCGCCTAAATCAGAGTTCTCATCTCTTTTTTCTTTAGTTCCTTTATGATGATTATCCCACTCTTCAATAAGAGATATAATTTTATGTTCTGGATGCTCTACTAATTCTGTAGAATTAGCTCCTTTAAGTTTTGCAACATCTCTTGCATAATCTACAACTGCCATTTGCATACCGAAACATATACCAAAGAAAGGAATATCATTTTTTCTAGCATATCTTGCTGATAATATTTTACCAGTTGTTCCTCTTTCCCCAAAGCCACCAGGAATAAGAATACCATCAACTTCATGTAATAACTCTTCTGCTAAGGACTTATCAACTTTTTCTGCATCAATCCACTTAAGGTTCACTTTACATTTATTAGCAATACCTCCATGATCAAGAGCTTCGATTAAAGATTTATAACTTTCTAATAAATTTATATATTTACCTACGACACCTATAGTAACTTCTGCTTCTGGGAATAAGGATGCTCTTAAAACATTCTTCCAAGTTGTCAAATTAGCAGTCTTACCTCTCATATGTAAACACTTAAGTATTTCTTTATCTAAACCATGCTCATGATAAACATGCGGTACTTTATATATATTATCTACATCTGGAGCTGATATAACTCTATCTTTAGAAACATTACAGAACAATGCTATTTTATCTCTATGCTCTTTTGACAGAACACTTTTAGATCTACATAAAACAATTTGAGGCTGAATACCAAATGATAACAATTCTTTAACAGAGTGTTGTGTTGGTTTAGTTTTAATTTCCCCAGCTTTTTCTAAGTTAGGCAATAGAGTTAAATGCATATAAACACAATTTTCTCTACCGTAATCATTACCGAATTGTCTTATAGCCTCAAGATATGGAGTAACCTCTATATCTCCGACTGTTCCTCCGATTTCAATAAATATAAAATCGTATTCTCCAACACCTTCTTTTATAAACTCTTTTATTTCATCTGTTACATGAGGTATTACCTGAATACAACGACCTAAATAATCGCCTTTTCTTTCTTTTTCAAGAACATTTAGATAAACTCTACCTGTTGTAATATTATCTTTTTTAGAAGTTTGAACTCCTGCAAATCTTTCGTAATGCCCTAAATCTAAATCTGTTTCACCACCATCATTCGTAACAAAAACCTCTCCATGTTGAGTTGGACTCATAGTCCCTGGATCAACATTAAGATACGGATCAATTTTTTTCATTCTCACTTTATAACCACGAGATTTTAAAATTGCTGCTGTTGCAGCTCCCGCTATACCTTTACCTAATGATGATACAACACCACCCGTTACGAATATAAATTTAGTTTCTCTTTTAGCCACTATCTAAAACTCCTTACTTACTTATTTACTATTAAAAAAAGAAGTCAAAACAACTTCTTTTTTTAAGGTTACTATTTATTCTGATCTTTATCAGATACATCAGTTTCTGTTGTTATTACTTCCGTTTCGACCGGAGGTGTTTCTTGTGTATCTTGAACCACCTGTTCTACAACAACCTCTTGTTGAACGATTTTATCAACTATTGATGAATCTTGAGAATTAACTCTAGAGTATAATATAGCTAGAACAATAGCTAGAACCATAAATGCTCCCGCTAAAACAGCTGTTACTCTTGTTAAAAGATTTGCGGTTCCTTTTACACCTAAGAAGTCACCCATTCCTCCACCAGAGCCACCTATACCTAGGCCACCGCCTTCTGATTTTTGTATCATAATTACTGCAATTAAAAATACAGTAACTATAACTTGTATAACTAAAACTATTTCTAGCATTTAAATATCCTCTCTTAATTAATTTAATTAACAAGTAGCACTTTTTGCAATTTCGATAAAGCTTTCTGCTGATAAACTTGCACCACCTACTAGAACACCATCAACATTTTCAGTTGCTAGGATTTCTTTAGCATTTGCAGGTTTTACAGAACCACCATATAGAACTTTAACATTTTCAAAATCACTCATCATTGTAGCTAGTTTTTCCCTAATAGCTTTGTGCATATCTTCAACATCTTGAATACTTGCAACAAGACCTGTACCGATAGCCCAAACTGGCTCATAAGCTACAACTGTATTTTCTGCAGTAGCTCCAGCAGGGATAGATTCTTCTAATTGTTTTGAAACAACTTCTATTTCTTTACCAGCTTCTCTTTCTTCTTTTACTTCACCAACACAAATAACACTAACAAGTCCAGCTTCATTTGCAGCAGCTGCTTTTGCTTTAACAATTTCATTTGTTTCAGCATGATCAGCTCTTCTTTCTGAGTGCCCAACAATAGCATGTGTAGCTTCAATATCTTTAATCATTGTTGCAGAAGTGTCTCCTGTATGAGCACCTGAAACAGCCGTATGACAATCTTGAGATCCAACCATAAGTTTTGATTCACCTGCAATTTGCACAACTCTATCTAAAATAGGAAATGGAGGGCAAATAAGCATTTCGTAAGAATCTTCATTTGTTGATTCACATTGTTTTTGATTCATGAACTCAGCTAGAGGTTTTGCTAAATCTTCAACATAGCTTTTCACACCATTCATTTTCCAGTTTCCTGCAATAAGT from the Alphaproteobacteria bacterium genome contains:
- the secG gene encoding preprotein translocase subunit SecG; translated protein: MLEIVLVIQVIVTVFLIAVIMIQKSEGGGLGIGGSGGGMGDFLGVKGTANLLTRVTAVLAGAFMVLAIVLAILYSRVNSQDSSIVDKIVQQEVVVEQVVQDTQETPPVETEVITTETDVSDKDQNK
- a CDS encoding CTP synthase; its protein translation is MAKRETKFIFVTGGVVSSLGKGIAGAATAAILKSRGYKVRMKKIDPYLNVDPGTMSPTQHGEVFVTNDGGETDLDLGHYERFAGVQTSKKDNITTGRVYLNVLEKERKGDYLGRCIQVIPHVTDEIKEFIKEGVGEYDFIFIEIGGTVGDIEVTPYLEAIRQFGNDYGRENCVYMHLTLLPNLEKAGEIKTKPTQHSVKELLSFGIQPQIVLCRSKSVLSKEHRDKIALFCNVSKDRVISAPDVDNIYKVPHVYHEHGLDKEILKCLHMRGKTANLTTWKNVLRASLFPEAEVTIGVVGKYINLLESYKSLIEALDHGGIANKCKVNLKWIDAEKVDKSLAEELLHEVDGILIPGGFGERGTTGKILSARYARKNDIPFFGICFGMQMAVVDYARDVAKLKGANSTELVEHPEHKIISLIEEWDNHHKGTKEKRDENSDLGGTMRLGAYPCKLKKGSLVQKIYGKADISERHRHRYEVNIHYKKQLEKAGLVFSGMSPDGNLPEIIEIADHSWFVGVQFHPEFKSKPTTPHPLFASFVKAAIKKHRERMEKID
- the tpiA gene encoding triose-phosphate isomerase → MSKTKLIAGNWKMNGVKSYVEDLAKPLAEFMNQKQCESTNEDSYEMLICPPFPILDRVVQIAGESKLMVGSQDCHTAVSGAHTGDTSATMIKDIEATHAIVGHSERRADHAETNEIVKAKAAAANEAGLVSVICVGEVKEEREAGKEIEVVSKQLEESIPAGATAENTVVAYEPVWAIGTGLVASIQDVEDMHKAIREKLATMMSDFENVKVLYGGSVKPANAKEILATENVDGVLVGGASLSAESFIEIAKSATC
- a CDS encoding UDP-N-acetylmuramoyl-tripeptide--D-alanyl-D-alanine ligase yields the protein MLWNDKKLLEAVSGDFNKIPFVAEGVSINTRNTKAGDVFVAIEGGEQYLDNAIKAGAVCAIVPKSFNKELEGFPLIKVEDTFTSLVAMGQYKREKTNAKFIAITGSVGKTGTKNMLAKIFSFYGETYATAGNYNNHYGVPLTLANMPESTDFAVIELGMNHAGEISSLVKQVRPQVALITTVAECHIEFFNSIEDIALAKAEIFEDLKGTAVLPKDSPCFDVLLKQAKSNTDSIITFGTGADISLESVTCKEGSSEVKINIDNIDYNYELSIPGEHIALNSCGVIGVLKALGLDISKASLNMKKIVVTEGRGKKIKVSFNGKDITFIDETYNASAKSMIASIKTLSLIKGGRRVLVLGDMLELGARSEDLHLSILPTILENNIDKVYCCGKYMKLLFDELPVSIQGAFSAKSEGLLNVLEEELQDKDNVLTKGSHGSNMTLIINHFKNK